A stretch of DNA from Sphingomonas sp. SORGH_AS_0879:
CGCCCGACGACAGGTCGGACAGCATATAGAGGCCCGCGCCGCCGACATCCTCGATCGTCACGGTACGGCGCAGCGGCGAGTTCAGTTCGTTCCACTTGAGGATATAGTTGAAGTCGCCGATGCCGCGCGCCGCCAGCGTCTGGATGGGCCCCGCCGAGATGGCGTTGATGCGGATATTCTCGGGCCCCAGATCGACCGCGAGATACTTCACGCTGGTCTCCAGTGCCGCCTTGGCCACGCCCATGACGTTGTAATGCGGGATGACCTTTTCCGCGCCATAATAGGTCAGCGTCAGGATCGACCCACCCTCGGGCATCATCTCCCGTGCGCGCTTGGCCACCGCGACCAGCGAATAGGCCGAGATGTTCATGGTCATCAGGAAATTGTCGAGCGTGGTGTCGTAATAGCGCCCGCGAAGCTGCGACTTGTCCGAAAAGCCGATGGCATGGACGACGAAGTCGATCGTCGGCCATTCCTTCTTCAGATCGTCGAACAGCGTGTCGAGCGACTCCATCTCGGACACGTCGCAGTCGAACAGGCGCGCCACGCCGAGTTGTTCGGCCAGCGGGCGGACCCGCT
This window harbors:
- the fabI gene encoding enoyl-ACP reductase FabI, with product MAGKRGLIMGLANDKSLAWGIAKQLSEAGAELAFSYQGAAMEKRVRPLAEQLGVARLFDCDVSEMESLDTLFDDLKKEWPTIDFVVHAIGFSDKSQLRGRYYDTTLDNFLMTMNISAYSLVAVAKRAREMMPEGGSILTLTYYGAEKVIPHYNVMGVAKAALETSVKYLAVDLGPENIRINAISAGPIQTLAARGIGDFNYILKWNELNSPLRRTVTIEDVGGAGLYMLSDLSSGVTGEIHHVDAGYNVIGMKAEDAPDIALA